The following are encoded in a window of Effusibacillus pohliae DSM 22757 genomic DNA:
- a CDS encoding nucleotidyltransferase family protein, with protein MEGRVSELEAEAIQRLYEKIKDELQVAKIILFGSKARGEAGPYSDVDLLVLTYKERSKEDREKLSDIAADINIDYGVALSCLYYNIDDWQAGDSINPFLKDNVEREGVEVVLH; from the coding sequence ATGGAAGGTCGGGTCAGCGAGCTTGAAGCAGAGGCGATTCAAAGGTTGTACGAAAAAATAAAGGATGAACTTCAGGTCGCCAAGATCATCCTGTTTGGATCAAAAGCAAGAGGGGAAGCTGGTCCTTACTCGGATGTGGATCTCTTAGTTTTAACCTACAAAGAAAGAAGCAAGGAAGATAGGGAAAAACTGTCGGATATTGCGGCTGACATTAACATCGACTATGGGGTTGCGTTGAGCTGTTTGTACTACAATATTGACGATTGGCAAGCGGGCGACAGCATCAATCCATTCCTCAAAGACAATGTGGAGAGGGAGGGCGTTGAGGTTGTCTTACACTAA